A region of Pieris rapae chromosome 20, ilPieRapa1.1, whole genome shotgun sequence DNA encodes the following proteins:
- the LOC110995944 gene encoding ubiquitin carboxyl-terminal hydrolase 20: protein MDKGVTCEHLNKLADVLDQELWQSKESLTCYDCGCSGPNLWICLQTDCRHIGCSEVKNDHSTTHQKTYPLHCVHMNISTERIWCYLCEKEVHIGAALAHAKLGVHSTSIEDMSVSTRLGSVGISVNDEELEDDEYDDDGRPRGLVGLQNMGNTCYMNAALQALSNTQPLTSYFLECAAAVAVLSADKKPGLSRAYQKLIKEMWSRKTRGYVVPNGILYGIRNVHPMFRGYQQHDTQEFLRCFMDQLHEELKEPVWDNTEDKIVSESEGEPQETRTLHIRRRAVSSGASDAPYFARMRRKSPASSYSEPRHDGYLRIQQSDGYQSRHRRSASFGGTQHLTYNVHTQQINGPTKDIHSRDLGSESELSCSSEAEERYETCSSGASDIVETRARSKSSGSVCGGGSGDGTRGVRYRSIVSDVFDGKLLSSVQCLICNRVSTRVETFQDLSLPIPSREHLAVLRCQQPILNHPHVSQESWLWWLVSWLRSWFYGPMVSLQDCLAAFFSADELKGDNMYSCSRCNKLRNGIKMSGVMKLPEVLCVHLKRFRHELMFSAKVAARVSFPINDLNMAPYTHKECTSKINRYALCAVICHAGTAGGGHYTCIARTNTNTDDNWYAYDDATITPVPLQYLATCEAYVLFYRKVNPQMAILRQKAAEILEAANNEPNDIKFYISRQWINKFNTWAEPGPIDNSDFVCVHGGVRVERAPHLAAIAAKLPQPLWEFLHTQFGGGPAVTHAHECGACAHAQNKLRARREAELTAFGDLHALFQEQEQPGAIYAISMSWFRQWQAFVRNKTRRPPPPVDNTPILHKQELDGTTKYTLKQGSDHAQLSEDLWRFFIDIYGGGPEIRLKSPEENLPVKYSESDREDYCNSDTNIHDMQKNQSLQNIRKYDEHCQENGFDSDVQNGLDSDTNLYKTDSELPNLKKGKVRKNRRRVRRNNFSRH from the exons TCTCTGACTTGTTATGACTGTGGATGCTCAGGGCCAAATCTTTGGATTTGTCTTCAAACTGATTGCCGGCATATTGGATGTTCAGAGGTTAAAAATGACCATAGTACTACACACCAAAag ACCTACCCTCTACATTGTGTTCATATGAATATATCAACGGAGAGAATATGGTGTTACCTTTGCGAGAAAGAGGTGCACATTGGTGCTGCCCTGGCACATGCCAAA CTGGGTGTCCATTCAACAAGTATAGAGGACATGTCAGTGAGCACACGGCTTGGTTCTGTCGGTATCAGCGTCAACGACGAGGAATTGGAAGACGATGAATATGATGACGATGGAAGACCAAGAG GTCTAGTAGGTCTTCAAAATATGGGCAATACATGCTATATGAATGCAGCGTTGCAGGCCTTAAGTAATACGCAGCCTTTGACCTCGTATTTCCTCGAATGTGCTGCGGCAGTTGCTGTTCTATCAGCTGATAAGAAACCTGGGTTAAGTCG AGCataccaaaaattaattaaagaaatgtgGAGTAGAAAAACAAGAGGCTATGTTGTACCGAATGGTATTTTATATGGGATACGAAat gtACACCCAATGTTTCGTGGTTACCAACAACACGATACTCAGGAATTTTTAAGATGTTTCATGGACCAGTTGCATGAGGAACTCAAAGAACCG GTTTGGGATAATACAGAAGATAAAATTGTCTCCGAGTCGGAAGGTGAGCCCCAAGAGACCAGGACATTGCATATACGACGGAGAGCTGTATCATCTGGAG CCAGCGACGCACCATATTTTGCACGAATGCGGCGGAAGTCACCTGCTTCTTCATATAGCGAACCGAGACATGATGGATATTTGAG AATACAGCAGTCAGACGGCTATCAATCCCGGCACCGACGATCTGCGAGTTTTGGGGGGACACAGCACTTAACATACAATGTGCATACGCAACAGATAAATG GTCCAACTAAAGATATACATTCGAGGGATCTGGGTTCAGAATCGGAGTTGTCTTGTTCGAGTGAGGCAGAGGAGAGATATGAGACATGCTCAAGTGGGGCCAGCGATATTGTGGAAACCAGGGCACGAAG CAAATCCAGTGGCAGTGTCTGCGGAGGTGGAAGCGGGGATGGTACTCGCGGAGTACGATATCGCAGTATCGTGTCAGACGTCTTCGATGGCAAGCTGCTCTCGTCTGTGCAGTGCCTTATATGCAATAGG GTGTCGACTCGAGTGGAAACATTCCAAGATTTATCTCTACCAATACCTTCGCGGGAACATTTGGCCGTGCTAAGATGTCAGCAGCCGATTCTCAACCATCCACACGTGTCTCAAGAATCTTGG CTATGGTGGCTCGTCAGCTGGCTTCGGTCGTGGTTTTATGGCCCAATGGTGTCGCTGCAGGACTGTCTCGCTGCCTTCTTTAGTGCTGACGAGTTGAAAGGCGATAATATGTATAG TTGTTCCCGGTGCAATAAACTGCGCAACGGCATCAAAATGTCAGGTGTTATGAAGTTACCGGAAGTACTGTGCGTGCATTTGAAACGCTTCCGGCATGAACTCATGTTTAGCGCCAAAGTTGCTGCGAGGGTCTCCTTTCCTATTAACGACCTCAATATGGCGCCGTATACGCATAAAG aatgtacatcaaaaataaacagataCGCCCTTTGTGCGGTTATATGCCACGCGGGGACGGCGGGAGGGGGGCATTATACGTGCATAGCTCGGACGAACACGAACACGGACGACAATTGGTACGCGTACGACGACGCCACGATAACGCCCGTGCCCCTGCAGTATTTGGCCACTTGTGAGGCCTATGTGCTGTTTTATAG gaAAGTGAACCCTCAAATGGCGATTTTGCGTCAAAAAGCAGCGGAAATCCTCGAGGCTGCTAACAATGAACCCaacgatattaaattttatatttctaggCAATGGATTAATAA GTTCAACACGTGGGCGGAGCCAGGGCCCATAGACAACAGCGACTTCGTGTGCGTCCACGGCGGAGTGAGGGTGGAACGAGCGCCTCATTTGGCCGCAATCGCCGCCAAACTGCCCCAGCCCTTGTGGGAGTTCCTGCATACTCA GTTTGGCGGTGGGCCGGCGGTGACACACGCCCATGAGTGTGGGGCGTGTGCGCATGCGCAGAACAAGTTGAGAGCTCGGAGGGAGGCCGAGCTCACGGCATTTGGAGATCTACATGCGCTGTTTcag GAGCAAGAGCAGCCAGGCGCCATTTACGCGATAAGCATGTCGTGGTTCCGCCAATGGCAGGCCTTCGTGCGAAACAAGACGCGGCGTCCGCCCCCGCCCGTTGACAACACGCCCATACTTCACAAACAG GAATTAGACGGCACAACGAAATACACGTTGAAGCAAGGCTCGGATCACGCGCAACTCAGCGAAGATTTGTGGCGATTTTTCATAGACATTTATGGGGGCGGACCGGAAATCCGGCTAAAATCGCCCGAAGAAAATTTACCAGTAAAATACTCGGAATCCGACCGGGAAGACTACTGCAACTCGGATACAAACATACATGACATGCAGAAGAATCAATCGCTTCAGAATATAAGGAAATATGACGAACACTGTCAGGAAAATGGTTTCGATTCAGACGTACAAAATGGCCTCGATTCAGATACGAATTTGTATAAAACCGACTCGGAATTACCAAATCTTAAGAAGGGTAAAGTTAGGAAGAATAGACGAAGAGTGCGTAGGAATAATTTTAGCAGACATTAA
- the LOC110995963 gene encoding zinc finger protein PLAGL1-like — MASPPPNPKDEAGGSKFTEEKASHEATAQKSFIAPPASELPSKLVYVARGGSGRSVKHTFRTVKVARRVPTLPPKKIEAAGGDSGSNEAGPSRPRRDKSKRHGCTICEKRFSSPGKLSQHILSHTGELPFSCDLCDKRFNSKFKLVRHNLIHSEARAFACTVCGKTFNRKDHLTNHVRVHNPVKNLYICDKPDCKKSYTSQLSYRKHAALHSAEEGNLQCKICDEVFSTQQDIVYHLKVHTGSRTVKSETDKKYTCDHCDRRFFTAKDVRRHNVVHTGRRDFLCPYCPQKFGRKDHLVRHVKNAHPEESWKSAAVGTSRDSLPDISTFEETFTDYPIPRTGFELWKAPSPKEEADGRTSVPACDIIVEIPELDIKVEPELDIKIEEPPSPAEILEYPVVYVVPPPFSPTPTNLPFITTQQLSDVDVHFGSGNVESLLLDPGEGPSGLSREMLGLLEENEPSYSGEDSRNQQRLPAFTQAFQTAQSPKPPPPPPPPH; from the coding sequence ATGGCCAGTCCACCACCGAACCCAAAAGACGAGGCGGGTGGCTCCAAGTTTACGGAGGAGAAGGCAAGTCATGAGGCCACCGCGCAGAAGAGCTTCATAGCACCGCCCGCCTCTGAGCTGCCTTCAAAGCTGGTATACGTCGCGCGTGGTGGAAGTGGCCGCAGTGTCAAGCACACGTTCCGCACTGTTAAGGTAGCACGACGAGTGCCAACGCTGCCGCCCAAGAAGATCGAGGCGGCGGGCGGCGATAGCGGCTCAAACGAGGCCGGTCCTAGCCGCCCGCGCCGCGATAAAAGCAAGCGACACGGCTGCACTATTTGTGAAAAACGATTCTCCAGCCCCGGCAAGCTCAGCCAACACATCCTGTCTCATACTGGTGAGTTACCTTTTTCTTGCGACCTTTGTGATAAACGcttcaattcaaaatttaaactgGTTCGCCACAACCTAATACACAGTGAAGCTAGAGCCTTTGCATGTACAGTTTGTGGCAAAACTTTTAATCGCAAAGATCATCTTACAAACCATGTCAGGGTGCACAACCCTGTTAAAAACCTTTATATATGTGACAAGCCAGATTGTAAGAAATCATACACATCTCAGCTTAGTTATCGTAAGCATGCAGCTCTTCATTCTGCTGAAGAAGGGAATCTGCAATGTAAGATCTGTGACGAAGTGTTCAGTACGCAACAAGATATTGTGTATCATCTGAAAGTCCATACTGGGAGTCGTACTGTGAAAAGTGAGACAGACAAAAAGTATACTTGTGATCATTGCGATAGAAGATTCTTTACTGCAAAAGATGTTCGTAGGCATAATGTAGTACACACTGGAAGACGAGATTTCTTATGTCCCTACTGTCCTCAGAAGTTTGGCCGGAAAGATCATTTAGTTCGACATGTAAAAAATGCTCATCCAGAGGAATCATGGAAGTCAGCCGCAGTTGGTACATCTCGGGATTCTCTACCAGATATCTCTACTTTTGAGGAAACTTTCACTGATTATCCAATTCCTAGAACTGGGTTTGAGCTCTGGAAAGCACCTTCACCAAAAGAAGAGGCAGATGGTAGAACAAGTGTGCCTGCCTGTGATATAATTGTTGAAATACCTGAGTTAGATATTAAAGTGGAACCAGAATTAGATATAAAGATAGAGGAGCCACCTTCACCTGCAGAAATACTTGAATATCCTGTAGTTTATGTTGTACCCCCACCATTTTCCCCTACGCCAACAAACTTGCCATTTATAACAACACAGCAGTTGAGTGATGTTGATGTGCATTTTGGTTCTGGTAATGTAGAGTCTCTATTGTTAGACCCAGGGGAAGGACCATCAGGTTTATCAAGAGAAATGTTAGGTTTACTTGAAGAGAATGAGCCTAGCTACTCTGGTGAAGATAGTAGAAATCAGCAAAGATTGCCAGCTTTTACTCAAGCATTTCAGACTGCTCAAAGTCCGAAACCACCGCCCCCACCACCCCCTCCTCATTAG
- the LOC110995950 gene encoding elongin-C, with translation MSEANVGSAPASGGASATSVAEEQRSGSAATGFGSVASEEKVYGGCEGPDAMYVKLVSSDGHEFIVKREHALTSGTIKAMLSGPGQFAENEANEVNFREIPSHVLQKVCMYFTYKVRYTNSSTEIPEFPIAPEIALELLMAANFLDC, from the exons ATGTCTGAAGCTAATGTTGGATCAGCTCCAGCCTCAGGCGGAGCATCTGCAACTAGTGTTGCTGAAGAACAGCGTTCTGGAAGCGCTGCCACAGGATTTGGCTCTG TGGCATCAGAAGAAAAAGTGTATGGTGGTTGTGAGGGTCCAGATGCAATGTATGTAAAGTTGGTATCATCTGATGGTCatgaatttattgtaaaacgGGAGCATGCGCTTACATCTGGAACAATCAAGGCCATGCTTAGTGGTCCAGGACAGTTTGCTGAGAATGAGGCAAACGAAGTTAACTTTAGAGAAATACC ATCACATGTGTTGCAAAAAGTATGTATGTACTTTACATACAAAGTGCGCTATACAAACTCTTCAACGGAGATACCAGAGTTCCCTATTGCACCAGAGATTGCCCTGGAACTCCTTATGGCTGCAAACTTCCTCGATTGTTAA